A DNA window from Candidatus Poribacteria bacterium contains the following coding sequences:
- a CDS encoding TonB-dependent receptor produces MESPYRLGVLLLISFIILIITVVSVQAATLNVTVTDARTDNRLNNVSITVTHEDGAVTQGVSSATGALEILDLATGVYTITASSPGYTEAVMTDVALADDETKSVEFALSSEVIQLEKVSVTASRRREKVLEAPASVALIGDSEIKDRVAPSVTEHLKSVRAVDVVTAGLGASYVVVRGFNNVFSGSLLSLVDNRIASVPSLRVNSYSLIPTISEDIQQIEVVSGPGAALYGPNSANGVMHIITRSPFTSQGTTVSIGGGERSILMGSLRHAGVVNEAIGYKFSGNYFRGNDWQEGRAKEDIEGEGGLIFDTYKASGEFRVDYSPSNDTTAILASGFTQATGIELTGIGAGQAQNWTYGYLQGRFIHKDLFAQAFWNRSNAGDTYVVRSGDPTIDNSDLYVGQIQHGYSFGEWQRFTYGMDVLLTRPDTEGTINGVNEEDDSINEIGAYLQSETKILPQLKFIAAGRVDDHNQLEDIVLSPRVALAYQPNNDHNLRVTYNRAFNTPRTSDLFLDILSVGDAFGLGTNFQPVLGFSPNIDIRAQGVRSETGFTFKRSADGRPEFRSPFSPLAKLPSETHIPLDDPVFTNVMWSIGRSAVMSGVQPIFEAGLTAQGLPVPVVEALSDGLDTLIPQQVVGVKNVLRSLDPQAGDFVDVEDVNDVTPLKPTITQTYEVGYKGILMNKLAFSADVYHSRIKDFTGPLVVETPNVFLDPTTLGASLGKQITVALADPQNAALHQALLAFDAPAQGGNGNGSPVDELVKLFVAGTENNGPAFIPFGTVTPEQAADPNAIMLTYRNYGDISLNGLDLSFTYYLNPSWNFGANYSFVSKDLFEDVDGLGDIALNAPKNKFGASIQYLNADLGLGVGLRTRFVTGFPIRSGVYVGDLESYYTIDVNAGYDLPIGPRPRFSLTVQNLLNRRHQQFIGSPEIGRLSMVRLTQTF; encoded by the coding sequence ATGGAATCCCCATATCGACTTGGTGTTTTATTATTGATCTCATTCATTATTTTGATTATTACTGTGGTGTCGGTACAAGCCGCTACTTTGAACGTTACTGTGACAGATGCCCGAACCGACAACAGACTGAACAACGTGTCTATTACCGTCACGCACGAAGACGGTGCTGTTACGCAAGGTGTTAGCAGCGCAACTGGTGCTCTTGAGATTTTAGATTTAGCCACTGGGGTCTATACAATTACTGCTTCCTCCCCCGGTTATACCGAGGCAGTTATGACGGATGTCGCACTTGCTGACGACGAAACGAAGTCGGTAGAATTTGCCCTCTCTTCAGAAGTGATCCAACTTGAAAAGGTCTCCGTTACGGCATCGCGCCGTCGGGAAAAGGTGCTCGAGGCACCAGCATCAGTTGCTCTTATTGGGGATTCGGAAATAAAGGACCGGGTTGCGCCAAGTGTTACGGAGCATTTAAAATCGGTGCGTGCGGTGGATGTTGTGACCGCTGGATTGGGAGCGTCGTATGTTGTCGTCCGTGGTTTCAACAACGTTTTCTCGGGTTCACTTCTATCCCTCGTTGACAATCGGATTGCGAGTGTTCCTTCACTGCGGGTCAATAGTTACAGTTTGATTCCGACTATAAGCGAGGATATTCAACAGATTGAAGTCGTATCGGGTCCTGGCGCAGCACTCTACGGTCCCAACAGTGCGAATGGTGTCATGCACATTATCACTCGTTCGCCGTTCACTTCCCAAGGAACAACCGTCAGCATTGGTGGTGGTGAACGGAGTATACTCATGGGCTCTCTTAGACATGCAGGCGTTGTCAATGAGGCGATCGGTTATAAGTTTTCAGGGAATTATTTTCGTGGAAACGATTGGCAAGAAGGACGCGCCAAAGAAGATATTGAAGGCGAAGGAGGACTCATATTTGATACCTACAAAGCCAGCGGCGAATTTCGCGTCGATTATAGTCCAAGCAATGATACGACCGCAATTCTTGCCAGCGGTTTCACGCAAGCTACTGGCATTGAATTGACGGGGATTGGTGCAGGTCAAGCCCAAAACTGGACCTACGGTTACCTGCAAGGACGGTTCATTCACAAAGATCTCTTTGCACAAGCTTTTTGGAATCGGAGCAATGCTGGGGATACTTATGTCGTGCGGAGCGGTGATCCGACTATTGACAATTCCGACCTATATGTCGGGCAGATTCAGCACGGCTATAGTTTTGGCGAGTGGCAGCGTTTTACTTATGGCATGGATGTGTTGCTGACCCGTCCCGATACGGAAGGGACAATCAATGGCGTCAATGAAGAGGATGACAGCATCAATGAGATAGGTGCGTATTTGCAGTCAGAGACCAAAATCCTGCCGCAGTTAAAGTTCATCGCTGCGGGACGGGTTGATGACCACAACCAGCTCGAAGACATCGTCCTTTCACCGCGTGTTGCACTTGCTTATCAACCCAACAACGATCACAATTTGAGAGTAACCTATAACCGTGCCTTCAATACGCCGAGAACCTCCGACCTGTTTCTGGATATTCTATCAGTTGGAGACGCGTTCGGATTAGGTACCAACTTCCAACCCGTGTTAGGCTTCAGTCCGAATATTGACATACGGGCACAAGGGGTCCGCTCCGAAACGGGATTCACCTTCAAAAGGAGTGCGGACGGTCGTCCAGAATTCCGTTCTCCCTTCTCGCCGTTGGCAAAACTTCCATCAGAGACACATATTCCACTTGACGATCCTGTCTTCACCAACGTTATGTGGAGTATCGGACGCAGTGCCGTCATGAGCGGCGTGCAGCCGATTTTTGAAGCAGGTCTAACCGCACAAGGTCTCCCTGTCCCGGTTGTTGAGGCACTCTCCGATGGGCTTGACACCCTCATTCCGCAGCAGGTCGTTGGTGTAAAAAATGTCTTACGCTCGCTGGATCCGCAGGCAGGTGACTTTGTCGATGTTGAAGATGTGAACGATGTGACCCCGCTTAAACCAACGATTACACAAACTTATGAGGTCGGTTACAAAGGCATCCTCATGAATAAATTGGCTTTCTCTGCCGATGTCTACCACTCAAGGATTAAGGATTTTACCGGTCCTTTGGTTGTCGAAACCCCAAATGTGTTCTTGGACCCTACCACGTTAGGTGCTTCGCTCGGTAAACAGATTACTGTAGCGTTAGCCGATCCGCAAAATGCGGCACTTCATCAGGCACTGCTTGCATTTGATGCCCCGGCTCAAGGCGGTAATGGCAATGGTTCGCCTGTTGATGAGTTGGTGAAATTGTTCGTGGCAGGCACTGAAAACAACGGTCCTGCTTTCATACCTTTCGGCACAGTGACACCCGAACAGGCGGCAGACCCAAATGCTATTATGCTGACTTACCGGAACTATGGGGACATTTCGCTCAACGGGTTAGATCTGAGTTTTACCTATTATCTTAACCCAAGTTGGAATTTCGGTGCCAATTACTCGTTTGTCAGCAAGGATCTTTTTGAGGACGTTGATGGACTCGGGGATATTGCCCTCAACGCACCTAAGAATAAATTCGGGGCAAGTATTCAATATCTGAACGCGGATCTCGGATTAGGCGTGGGACTTCGGACGCGTTTTGTGACTGGCTTTCCGATCAGATCCGGGGTTTACGTCGGCGATCTTGAATCGTATTACACAATCGATGTGAACGCAGGTTACGATCTGCCAATCGGTCCGAGACCCCGTTTCTCGTTGACAGTCCAGAATCTACTGAACCGTAGGCACCAACAATTTATCGGTTCTCCAGAAATCGGGCGTTTGTCGATGGTGCGCTTGACGCAAACCTTCTAA
- a CDS encoding methyltransferase domain-containing protein, with translation MSEPGFRDLQNKKTIHSTVRDQFSQHTDYYAQSRIHATGNTLNVLLDFADPKGTEQTLDIATGTGFTAFALAPKVAHVVATDLTPEMVEKAVELAQQQAIKNITFSVAAAEALPFGDASLDLVTCRLAPHHFQDVRAFLSEVHRVLRTDGLFCMTDSVSPESEKLRAWQNRVERLRDNSHVYGYPPSQWDAMIIDAGFSLEKTAHVRNAQMSFLWWVRPEKNTPEVVQEIRDAFAQLSPDEAREHYTVQPEGDDFYFSWPMYIVKARRR, from the coding sequence TTGTCAGAACCAGGATTCAGGGATTTGCAGAATAAGAAAACCATCCATAGCACAGTTCGCGACCAATTTAGCCAACATACCGACTACTACGCACAGAGTCGTATTCATGCTACAGGGAATACGCTAAACGTCCTCCTCGACTTTGCAGACCCTAAAGGAACGGAACAGACGTTAGACATCGCTACTGGAACAGGTTTCACAGCGTTTGCTCTCGCACCCAAGGTGGCACATGTTGTCGCGACCGACCTAACCCCGGAAATGGTCGAGAAGGCAGTTGAACTGGCACAACAGCAAGCGATAAAAAATATCACGTTTTCCGTCGCCGCTGCTGAGGCGCTACCATTTGGTGATGCCTCGTTGGATTTGGTAACTTGTCGGTTGGCACCACATCATTTTCAAGATGTGCGGGCATTCTTAAGCGAGGTCCATCGGGTTTTGCGGACAGACGGACTCTTCTGCATGACCGATTCTGTCTCACCGGAATCAGAGAAATTGAGAGCGTGGCAGAACCGCGTTGAGAGACTCCGAGATAACTCGCATGTGTATGGCTACCCACCCTCGCAATGGGATGCGATGATTATAGATGCTGGATTTTCTCTTGAAAAGACGGCACACGTCCGGAACGCACAGATGTCATTTCTCTGGTGGGTACGTCCGGAGAAAAACACACCGGAGGTCGTTCAAGAAATTCGTGATGCGTTTGCACAACTCTCGCCTGATGAGGCACGAGAGCATTACACTGTCCAGCCAGAAGGTGATGACTTCTATTTCTCCTGGCCCATGTACATTGTTAAAGCAAGGCGAAGATAG
- a CDS encoding sugar phosphate isomerase/epimerase codes for MMKLGTMSLNVRNTTASAFAQIVYDLGFDVIELHSSAFESTDADYLRDLKKDLARKGLPLGYIGVSNNFGRPVAEHPEQVALIKQWIDVAAFMSCPIVRVFAAYVPEDYDDEETLWPPMIEAFKEVAEYGYESGILVGLQNHNHNNVTRDGTAVLRALNETDHPYFTHILDTGQYAGSPGASGHRGSPHPNYDCYASIEQTAPHAVYVRTKFYQIDSGVEEWLDYPRVLDILRGVNYNGCLSVVYEGESDPIDSMRKARSYLESLL; via the coding sequence ATGATGAAATTAGGGACTATGTCTCTGAATGTGAGAAATACGACTGCTTCTGCTTTCGCACAAATCGTGTACGATCTCGGTTTTGATGTTATCGAGTTACATTCAAGCGCGTTTGAATCCACCGATGCAGACTATCTACGAGACCTGAAGAAAGATCTCGCACGGAAAGGATTGCCGTTAGGTTATATCGGGGTTAGCAACAACTTTGGACGTCCCGTTGCTGAGCATCCCGAACAAGTCGCCCTCATAAAGCAGTGGATTGACGTTGCCGCTTTTATGAGTTGTCCAATCGTCCGAGTCTTTGCCGCTTATGTTCCTGAGGATTATGATGATGAAGAGACTTTGTGGCCACCGATGATTGAAGCCTTCAAGGAGGTCGCTGAATACGGTTATGAATCAGGAATCCTCGTCGGGCTACAGAATCACAACCACAACAACGTTACACGCGATGGGACCGCCGTTTTACGGGCACTGAATGAAACGGATCATCCCTATTTCACACATATCTTAGACACTGGACAGTACGCAGGGTCCCCCGGCGCGAGTGGGCATCGCGGCTCTCCACATCCTAACTATGACTGCTATGCAAGTATTGAACAGACCGCACCTCATGCCGTTTATGTCCGCACGAAGTTCTATCAAATTGATAGCGGCGTGGAGGAATGGTTGGATTATCCTCGCGTTTTAGATATTCTGCGCGGGGTTAACTATAACGGATGCCTCTCGGTCGTCTATGAAGGGGAGTCCGACCCCATTGACTCCATGCGTAAGGCGAGAAGTTATCTGGAATCTTTACTGTAG
- a CDS encoding L-rhamnose mutarotase has product MKHYGLTLNLKNDPSVIETYKAYHREAWPEVIDALKAVGITKMNIYLLGCRLFMAMETIDTFDIERDFPRYLEENPKCKAWDELMRTFQEPVAEAQPDEWWAQMESVFEL; this is encoded by the coding sequence ATGAAGCACTACGGCTTAACACTGAATCTCAAAAACGATCCGTCCGTTATTGAAACATATAAGGCATATCACCGAGAGGCATGGCCCGAAGTGATTGATGCGCTGAAAGCAGTTGGCATCACGAAGATGAATATTTATCTGCTCGGATGCCGTCTGTTTATGGCAATGGAAACAATTGATACCTTTGATATAGAACGCGATTTTCCGCGCTATCTCGAAGAGAACCCGAAATGCAAAGCTTGGGACGAATTGATGAGAACCTTCCAAGAACCTGTAGCGGAGGCACAGCCGGACGAATGGTGGGCACAGATGGAGTCTGTCTTTGAATTATAA